The following proteins are co-located in the Streptomyces sp. DT2A-34 genome:
- a CDS encoding chorismate mutase has product MTTTSTTPAQTQTSAADAAGGAHTAEAAGVITGARERIDALDDRIIGLIQERMAVSAVIQEARITSGGRRVNLSREMEVLNHYSEALGKPGTALAMTLLELCRGRI; this is encoded by the coding sequence ATGACCACCACCTCCACCACCCCCGCACAGACCCAGACCTCAGCAGCTGACGCTGCGGGCGGCGCGCACACCGCCGAGGCCGCCGGCGTGATCACCGGCGCCCGTGAACGCATCGACGCGCTCGACGACCGGATCATCGGCCTGATCCAGGAACGGATGGCCGTCTCGGCCGTCATCCAGGAGGCGCGGATCACCTCCGGCGGTCGGCGGGTGAACCTCTCCCGCGAGATGGAGGTCCTCAACCACTACAGCGAGGCGCTGGGCAAGCCGGGTACGGCGCTCGCCATGACGCTCCTCGAACTGTGCCGCGGTCGCATCTGA